In a single window of the Neisseria subflava genome:
- a CDS encoding F0F1 ATP synthase subunit delta, whose translation MAEFATIARPYAKALFSLAQEKNQIESWLGELKELAAVVQDEKVIAFIEQPETGASEKAETLKGLVGIKNVELANFITVLAEQKRLLVLPEIYAQYQDLTLIHNNTKSAVIYSAYELSSQQLADVADILTKRFNSKLDVVAKVAPELIGGIKVEVGDQVLDLSVQGKLNALYATMTN comes from the coding sequence ATGGCAGAGTTCGCAACGATTGCCAGACCTTATGCGAAAGCATTGTTTAGTCTGGCTCAGGAAAAAAACCAAATCGAGTCTTGGTTGGGCGAACTGAAAGAACTCGCAGCGGTTGTTCAAGATGAGAAAGTCATTGCTTTCATCGAGCAACCGGAAACGGGAGCTTCCGAAAAAGCAGAAACGCTCAAAGGTCTTGTCGGTATCAAAAATGTCGAATTGGCAAATTTCATTACCGTTTTGGCCGAGCAAAAGCGTTTGCTGGTATTGCCGGAAATTTATGCCCAATATCAAGATTTGACCTTGATACACAACAATACGAAATCGGCAGTAATTTACAGCGCGTATGAGCTCAGTTCTCAGCAGCTGGCCGATGTTGCCGATATCCTGACAAAACGCTTTAACAGCAAATTGGATGTGGTAGCTAAAGTTGCCCCTGAATTAATCGGCGGCATCAAAGTAGAAGTGGGTGATCAGGTCTTGGATTTGTCCGTACAAGGCAAACTGAATGCTTTGTATGCGACTATGACAAATTAG
- a CDS encoding YqiJ family protein gives MWNLINAPETEIFGIAIALMVLLGVFEVISMLAGGISDWLDNLLPDSLTETAHAEVGLDVADAGIFVRFLSWLYVGRIPVLMLMVVFLAVYGLTGYLFQTAFATVFGSYLNGTLAAVIVWFISLPLVRVTASGLYKIMPKDETTAVLQESLIGRVGTVVLGEARVGNAAQVRVKDAYGQQHYVMVEPDSEDVLKQGDAVLLVSLDGNTFKAILNPSGSLVD, from the coding sequence ATGTGGAATCTAATCAACGCCCCCGAAACTGAAATCTTCGGCATTGCCATTGCGCTGATGGTTTTGCTCGGTGTGTTTGAAGTCATTTCCATGCTGGCAGGCGGTATCAGCGACTGGTTGGACAACCTGTTGCCCGACAGCCTGACCGAAACCGCGCACGCCGAAGTCGGATTGGATGTGGCGGACGCAGGCATATTCGTGCGTTTCCTGAGTTGGCTGTATGTCGGACGTATCCCGGTGTTGATGTTAATGGTGGTGTTTCTTGCCGTATACGGACTGACGGGTTATCTGTTTCAGACGGCCTTTGCCACTGTATTCGGCAGCTACCTGAATGGCACGCTGGCAGCAGTCATCGTTTGGTTTATTTCCCTGCCCTTAGTGCGGGTAACGGCTAGCGGTTTGTACAAAATTATGCCGAAAGATGAAACCACTGCCGTTTTGCAGGAAAGTTTAATCGGCCGCGTCGGCACGGTGGTATTGGGCGAAGCTCGGGTAGGCAATGCGGCGCAGGTGCGCGTGAAAGATGCTTACGGCCAACAGCATTATGTGATGGTAGAGCCTGACTCTGAAGATGTATTAAAACAAGGTGATGCGGTATTGCTGGTGTCGTTGGACGGAAATACATTTAAAGCGATTTTGAATCCGAGCGGCAGCTTGGTAGATTAA
- the atpA gene encoding F0F1 ATP synthase subunit alpha, whose product MQLNPAEISDLIKAKIENLSVNAEVRTRGTVVSVTDGIVRIHGLSDAMQGEMLEFPGNTFGLAMNLERDSVGAVVLGEYEHIKEGDTVTCTGRILEVPIGRELVGRVVDALGRPIDGKGPINTTLTAPIEKIAPGVIARKSVDQPMQTGLKAIDSMVPVGRGQRELIIGDRQTGKTAVALDAIVNQKGTGVICIYVAIGQKASSIANVVRKLEEHGAMEHTIVVAATASEAAALQYIAPYSGCTMGEFFRDRGEDALIVYDDLSKQAVAYRQISLLLRRPPGREAYPGDVFYLHSRLLERAARVSENEVEKLTNGEVKGKTGSLTALPIIETQAGDVSAFVPTNVISITDGQIFLETDLFNAGIRPAINAGISVSRVGGAAQTKVIKKLGGGIRLALAQYRELAAFSQFASDLDEATRKQLQHGEVVTELMKQKQFSTLNTAEMALTLWAINNGSYADVLVSKALAFEAEFLSFVRTQHPEVLEAINASGAMSDESEKALTEAMKSFKSSYAYQA is encoded by the coding sequence ATGCAGCTTAATCCTGCTGAAATTAGCGATTTGATTAAAGCCAAAATCGAAAATCTGTCCGTCAATGCAGAAGTGCGTACCCGTGGTACCGTTGTTTCTGTTACAGACGGCATTGTGCGCATTCATGGCTTGTCAGACGCGATGCAAGGTGAGATGCTCGAATTCCCCGGTAACACTTTCGGTCTAGCCATGAACTTGGAGCGCGACTCCGTCGGTGCCGTAGTGTTGGGTGAGTACGAACACATTAAAGAAGGCGATACAGTTACCTGTACCGGCCGTATTTTGGAAGTGCCGATTGGTCGCGAACTGGTTGGCCGCGTGGTTGATGCATTGGGTCGTCCTATCGATGGTAAAGGTCCAATCAACACAACATTGACTGCTCCAATCGAGAAAATTGCACCAGGTGTGATTGCGCGTAAATCGGTTGACCAACCAATGCAAACCGGCCTGAAAGCTATTGACTCTATGGTTCCGGTTGGTCGTGGCCAACGTGAGTTGATCATTGGTGACCGTCAAACCGGTAAAACTGCCGTAGCACTGGATGCCATCGTTAACCAAAAAGGTACAGGCGTAATCTGTATTTATGTGGCTATCGGTCAAAAAGCATCTTCTATTGCCAACGTAGTACGCAAATTGGAAGAGCATGGCGCGATGGAGCATACTATCGTGGTTGCTGCGACTGCTTCTGAAGCCGCTGCACTGCAATACATCGCTCCTTACTCCGGTTGTACCATGGGTGAATTCTTCCGTGACCGTGGTGAAGATGCGTTGATTGTATACGATGACTTATCTAAACAAGCCGTTGCATATCGTCAAATTTCCCTGCTGTTGCGCCGTCCTCCTGGCCGTGAAGCCTATCCTGGCGACGTATTCTACCTGCACTCCCGTCTGTTGGAACGTGCAGCCCGCGTCAGCGAAAACGAAGTTGAAAAACTGACTAATGGCGAAGTAAAAGGCAAAACTGGTTCTCTGACTGCGTTGCCAATTATTGAAACCCAGGCCGGTGACGTATCAGCATTCGTACCAACCAACGTAATTTCGATTACAGACGGACAAATCTTCTTGGAAACCGACTTGTTCAACGCCGGTATCCGTCCTGCAATCAATGCCGGTATTTCCGTATCGCGCGTAGGTGGTGCAGCACAAACCAAAGTCATCAAAAAACTGGGTGGCGGTATCCGTTTGGCGTTGGCACAGTACCGTGAATTAGCGGCGTTCTCGCAATTTGCTTCCGATTTGGACGAAGCAACACGCAAACAGCTGCAACACGGTGAAGTGGTTACTGAATTGATGAAACAAAAACAATTCAGCACATTGAACACTGCCGAAATGGCATTGACTTTGTGGGCGATCAACAACGGTTCTTACGCAGATGTTCTGGTATCCAAAGCCTTGGCTTTCGAAGCAGAATTCTTGAGTTTCGTACGTACGCAACATCCTGAGGTTCTGGAAGCGATTAATGCATCAGGCGCAATGTCTGACGAAAGCGAAAAAGCATTGACCGAAGCCATGAAATCTTTCAAATCTTCTTACGCTTATCAAGCATAA
- a CDS encoding flotillin family protein, translated as MNLVSIGTIAGVILVALFVLGLILTRLYRRASKEVSFVRTGFGGEKVIMNGGAMVLPVLHEIIPVNMNTLRLEVRRAAQQALITRDRMRVDVMAEFYVRVKPSAESIATAAQTLGMKTMSPDELKDLVEGKFVDALRAVAAEMAMEELHEKRVDFVQKVQQVVSEDLFKNGLELETVSLTGLDQTSFEFFNPQNAFDAEGLTKLTETIEGRRKKRNEIEQDTDLAIKTKNLEAEQQRLKISREEEYAKLEQEREIAVRRAEQEASIAEQESQKKREAEEAKIAAEREVDLKRIAAERDIKNEDIRKAQAVEQAEVERRKAIELAEQDRAIAVAEKSRAESEAKAEADKARAAAVREEESVITVRETERAERAKAVELIVAEEAAQKDAISLTVAAEAEKQAAQDRAEAVRIAAEAEAEKHRLQAKGEADAKILLAQAQEQQYKVDAEGTRAVNEAANVLSVEQVEMQVRLALLKHLPDIIRESVRPMEKIEDIKILQVNGLGGFASGANGTEGVSDSQTTQASLADQMVNSALRYRSQAPLVDGLLKELGLNGGDINGLTQGLDKTIDQS; from the coding sequence ATGAACTTGGTCTCCATCGGCACTATCGCCGGCGTCATACTCGTCGCGCTGTTTGTACTCGGCCTCATCCTGACCCGTCTGTATCGCCGTGCCAGCAAAGAAGTTTCATTTGTCCGCACCGGTTTTGGTGGCGAAAAAGTCATTATGAACGGCGGTGCGATGGTGCTGCCCGTATTGCACGAAATCATCCCCGTCAACATGAATACACTGCGCCTTGAAGTGCGCCGCGCTGCCCAACAAGCGCTGATTACCCGCGACCGTATGCGCGTTGACGTAATGGCGGAATTTTACGTCCGCGTTAAACCCAGCGCCGAGAGCATTGCGACCGCCGCACAAACGCTGGGTATGAAAACCATGTCTCCCGATGAGTTGAAAGACCTCGTCGAAGGTAAATTCGTTGACGCTCTGCGCGCCGTTGCCGCCGAAATGGCGATGGAAGAACTGCATGAAAAACGTGTTGATTTCGTTCAGAAAGTGCAACAAGTCGTGAGTGAAGACTTGTTCAAAAACGGTCTCGAACTCGAAACCGTTTCCCTGACCGGCCTCGACCAAACCAGCTTTGAGTTCTTTAACCCGCAAAACGCCTTTGACGCGGAAGGTTTGACCAAACTGACCGAAACCATCGAAGGCCGCCGCAAAAAACGTAACGAAATCGAACAAGACACCGACTTGGCAATCAAAACCAAAAACCTCGAAGCCGAGCAGCAACGCCTGAAAATCTCGCGCGAAGAAGAATACGCCAAACTCGAACAAGAGCGTGAGATTGCCGTCCGCCGCGCCGAACAAGAGGCCAGCATTGCCGAGCAAGAATCTCAGAAAAAACGTGAAGCGGAAGAAGCGAAAATTGCCGCCGAACGCGAAGTGGATTTGAAACGCATTGCCGCCGAACGCGATATTAAAAACGAAGACATTAGAAAAGCACAAGCCGTTGAGCAGGCAGAGGTTGAACGCCGTAAAGCCATCGAATTGGCCGAGCAAGACCGCGCCATCGCCGTTGCTGAAAAATCGCGTGCCGAATCCGAAGCCAAGGCCGAAGCCGACAAAGCCCGCGCCGCCGCCGTTCGCGAAGAAGAGAGCGTGATTACCGTACGCGAAACCGAACGCGCCGAGCGTGCCAAAGCGGTTGAATTGATTGTCGCAGAAGAAGCCGCGCAAAAAGATGCGATTTCGCTCACTGTTGCCGCTGAAGCTGAAAAACAAGCTGCACAAGACCGCGCTGAAGCAGTGCGCATTGCCGCCGAAGCAGAAGCCGAAAAACACCGCCTGCAAGCCAAAGGTGAGGCCGATGCCAAAATTCTGTTGGCACAAGCGCAAGAGCAACAATACAAGGTTGATGCAGAAGGTACACGCGCTGTGAACGAAGCTGCCAACGTCCTGAGCGTTGAACAGGTTGAAATGCAAGTCCGCCTTGCCCTCTTGAAACATCTGCCTGACATCATCCGCGAATCCGTCCGCCCGATGGAAAAAATCGAAGACATCAAGATTTTGCAAGTCAATGGTCTAGGTGGCTTTGCCAGTGGTGCAAACGGTACTGAAGGTGTTTCAGACAGCCAAACCACACAAGCCAGCCTTGCAGACCAAATGGTCAACAGCGCCCTGCGCTACCGCAGCCAAGCCCCGTTGGTCGACGGTCTCTTGAAAGAGTTGGGACTGAATGGTGGCGATATCAACGGTCTGACCCAAGGACTGGATAAAACCATCGACCAATCATAA
- a CDS encoding PspA/IM30 family protein — protein sequence MSETLSRRVGRLVSGGFHALIDAAENLAPEAVMNESIREIERAVDEVRAELGKVLAQKHLAAKKMVDESNRHEAIDANLQAAVDAGRDDLAEAGIAEQIDIEARLPILENTIADCAAQEKELEGFIAALQAKKREMQQQLQDWRATQQSMGTGKTAGGNGSDLNRIVRDAEKSGNAFDRVMGRQNSVHSSTDAAQLAKLKELEDLSRNNRIAERLAALKAKS from the coding sequence ATGAGCGAAACCCTATCCCGCCGAGTAGGCCGTCTGGTAAGCGGCGGTTTTCATGCCCTGATTGATGCGGCGGAAAACCTTGCGCCTGAAGCGGTCATGAACGAAAGCATCCGCGAAATCGAGCGCGCAGTAGATGAAGTGCGTGCTGAATTGGGCAAAGTGTTGGCGCAGAAACACCTTGCCGCCAAGAAAATGGTCGATGAAAGCAACCGCCACGAGGCCATCGATGCCAATCTGCAAGCCGCCGTAGATGCCGGTCGCGATGACCTTGCCGAAGCAGGTATCGCCGAACAGATAGACATCGAAGCGCGTCTGCCCATCTTGGAAAATACCATTGCCGATTGTGCCGCACAAGAAAAAGAGCTCGAAGGCTTTATCGCCGCCTTGCAGGCGAAAAAACGCGAGATGCAGCAGCAGTTGCAAGACTGGCGTGCCACACAGCAAAGCATGGGCACAGGCAAAACAGCCGGTGGCAACGGCAGCGACCTCAATCGCATTGTCCGTGATGCCGAAAAAAGCGGCAACGCTTTCGACCGTGTGATGGGTCGCCAAAACTCAGTACACAGCAGCACCGATGCGGCGCAGTTGGCCAAGCTGAAAGAACTGGAAGACTTAAGCCGCAACAACCGCATTGCCGAAAGATTGGCGGCATTGAAAGCGAAATCATAA
- the atpD gene encoding F0F1 ATP synthase subunit beta, with product MSQGKIVQVIGAVVDVEFPRDAIPHVYDALKLDENGLTLEVQQLLGDGVVRTIAMGSSDGLKRGMSVSNTGAPITVPVGKGTLGRIVDVLGTPVDEAGPIDTDKSRAIHQTAPKFDELSSTTELLETGIKVIDLLCPFAKGGKVGLFGGAGVGKTVNMMELINNIAKAHSGLSVFAGVGERTREGNDFYHEMKDSNVLDKVAMVYGQMNEPPGNRLRVALTGLTMAEYFRDEKDENGKGRDVLFFVDNIYRYTLAGTEVSALLGRMPSAVGYQPTLAEEMGRLQERITSTQTGSITSIQAVYVPADDLTDPSPATTFAHLDATVVLSRDIASLGIYPAVDPLDSTSRQLDPMVLGQEHYDVARGVQSTLQKYKELRDIIAILGMDELSDEDKLTVMRARKIQRFLSQPFHVAEVFTGSPGKYVSLRDTIAGFKAILNGEYDHLPEQAFYMVGGIEEAAEKAKTLN from the coding sequence ATGAGCCAAGGCAAAATCGTACAAGTTATTGGTGCGGTGGTTGACGTGGAATTTCCACGCGACGCTATCCCGCATGTTTACGATGCCCTGAAATTGGACGAGAACGGTCTGACTCTGGAAGTTCAACAGCTTCTGGGTGACGGCGTTGTCCGTACTATTGCAATGGGTAGTTCAGACGGCCTGAAACGTGGCATGTCTGTAAGCAATACTGGTGCGCCAATCACTGTGCCGGTAGGTAAAGGTACATTGGGTCGTATTGTCGACGTATTGGGTACGCCTGTTGATGAAGCAGGTCCGATCGATACCGACAAGAGCCGCGCCATTCACCAAACTGCTCCGAAATTCGACGAGTTGTCTTCAACTACCGAATTGCTGGAAACCGGTATTAAAGTGATCGACTTGCTGTGTCCGTTTGCTAAGGGCGGTAAAGTAGGTCTGTTCGGTGGTGCCGGTGTGGGCAAAACCGTGAACATGATGGAATTGATTAATAACATCGCCAAAGCGCACAGCGGTCTGTCCGTGTTCGCAGGTGTGGGTGAACGTACCCGTGAAGGTAACGACTTCTACCACGAGATGAAAGATTCCAACGTATTGGATAAAGTAGCCATGGTGTATGGCCAAATGAACGAACCTCCAGGTAACCGTCTGCGCGTTGCTTTGACCGGTTTGACCATGGCCGAATACTTCCGTGACGAAAAAGACGAAAACGGTAAAGGTCGCGACGTATTGTTCTTCGTTGACAACATCTACCGTTACACTCTGGCCGGTACTGAAGTATCTGCACTGTTGGGCCGTATGCCTTCTGCAGTGGGTTACCAACCGACATTGGCTGAAGAAATGGGTCGTTTGCAAGAGCGTATTACCTCTACCCAAACCGGTTCCATTACTTCCATCCAAGCCGTATATGTACCTGCGGATGACTTGACTGACCCATCTCCAGCGACAACTTTCGCCCACTTGGACGCGACCGTCGTATTGAGCCGTGATATTGCATCTTTGGGTATTTACCCGGCAGTTGACCCGCTTGACTCTACTTCACGCCAATTGGATCCGATGGTATTGGGTCAAGAGCACTACGACGTAGCGCGCGGTGTACAGTCTACTCTGCAAAAATACAAAGAATTGCGCGACATTATCGCCATTCTGGGTATGGACGAATTGTCTGACGAAGACAAACTGACTGTGATGCGTGCCCGTAAAATCCAACGCTTCCTGTCTCAACCGTTCCACGTTGCCGAAGTATTTACCGGTTCTCCAGGCAAATACGTTTCATTGCGTGACACCATCGCCGGCTTTAAAGCCATCTTGAACGGCGAATACGACCATCTGCCTGAACAAGCGTTCTATATGGTAGGCGGCATCGAAGAAGCGGCTGAGAAAGCGAAAACCTTAAACTAA
- the atpG gene encoding F0F1 ATP synthase subunit gamma yields the protein MAVGKEILTKIRSVQNTQKITKAMQMVSTSKMRKTQDRMRLARPYAEKVRTVMSHLAQTNADHGIKLLEPHREVRRAGFILITSDKGLCGGLNANVLKKFLAQVQEYQEQGIEVEVVCLGSKGLAACQSIGLNVIASATNLGDTPKMELLLGPLTEIFQRYEKHELDRIHMVYSRFVNTMRQEPRMEVLLPIGENVIDDGTGHSSFTWEYLYEPSPIAVLEYLVRRYLESVVYQALSDNMASEQAARMVAMKAATDNAGNAIKELRLVYNKSRQAAITTELSEIVAGAAAV from the coding sequence ATGGCAGTCGGAAAAGAGATTCTCACCAAAATCCGTAGTGTTCAAAATACCCAAAAGATCACTAAAGCGATGCAAATGGTGTCGACCTCTAAAATGCGGAAGACTCAAGACCGGATGCGCTTAGCGCGTCCGTACGCCGAAAAAGTGCGTACAGTGATGAGCCATCTTGCACAGACTAATGCCGATCATGGTATCAAATTGTTGGAGCCGCACCGCGAAGTGCGTCGTGCCGGTTTCATTTTGATTACCTCGGATAAAGGTTTGTGCGGTGGCTTGAACGCAAACGTACTGAAAAAGTTTTTGGCGCAAGTTCAAGAGTATCAGGAACAAGGTATCGAAGTCGAAGTCGTGTGCCTGGGTAGTAAAGGTTTGGCTGCATGCCAAAGCATCGGTTTGAATGTTATTGCTAGCGCAACCAATTTGGGTGATACCCCAAAAATGGAATTGCTGCTCGGCCCTCTGACCGAAATCTTCCAACGTTATGAGAAGCATGAATTAGACCGTATCCATATGGTTTACTCACGTTTCGTCAATACAATGCGCCAAGAGCCGCGTATGGAAGTTTTGCTGCCTATCGGTGAAAACGTTATTGACGACGGAACAGGTCATTCTTCATTTACTTGGGAATACCTCTATGAGCCGAGTCCTATCGCCGTATTGGAATATTTGGTTCGCCGCTATTTAGAGTCTGTGGTTTATCAGGCATTGAGCGACAACATGGCATCTGAACAAGCCGCGCGTATGGTAGCGATGAAAGCCGCAACCGACAACGCAGGCAATGCCATCAAAGAATTGCGCTTGGTGTACAACAAATCGCGTCAAGCCGCGATTACCACAGAATTGTCAGAAATTGTAGCAGGTGCAGCGGCAGTTTAA
- the polA gene encoding DNA polymerase I, which yields MSNKPTLLLVDGSSYLYRAYHAMGQNLSAPDGAPTGAMYGVLNMLRRLRADYVHDYCAVVFDAKGKNFRHEMFPDYKATRPPMPDDLRPQAEALPDLVRLMGWPVLVIPQVEADDVIGTLAKMASEAGWNVVVSTGDKDMAQLVNERVTLVNTMSGETLDIEGVKEKFGVRPDQIRDYLALMGDKVDNVPGVEKCGPKTAVKWLEAYGSLAGVMEHAGEVKGKVGENLQAALEQLPLSYDLVTIKTDVDLHTELSDGLESLRRTTPKWAQLVVDFKRWGFRTWLKEAESRMHEAQNTDLFGSEHIGEQAALAMETQPEKQPELAPAPEKLDYQAVTTEAQFAALLDKLAQADKIGIDTETTSLDAMNAALVGISIAFQAGEAVYIPVGHSLTAVPEQLDLQDVLGRLKPHLENPALKKIGQNLKYDQHVFANYDIALNGIAGDSMLASYIIESHLGHGLDELSERWLGLETITYESLCGKGAKQISFADVAIGQATEYAAQDADFALRLEAHLRAQMDAKQLEMYEKMELPVAQVLFEMERNGVQIDRAELARQSAELGAELMKLEQEAYAAAGQPFNLNSPKQLQEILFDKMGIPTKGLKKTAKGGISTNEAVLEQLAPDYPLPKIILQNRSLAKLKSTYTDKLPEMISPKDGRVHTTYAQAVAITGRLASNNPNLQNIPIRTVEGRRVRRAFTAPQGSVIVSADYSQIELRIMAHLSGDKTLITAFQNGEDVHRRTAAEVFGISPENVSSEQRRYAKTINFGLIYGMGQYGLAKSLGIDNISAKNFIDRYFARYPGVAEYMQRTKEQAAAQGFVETLFGRRLYLPDIHNKNANARAGAERAAINAPMQGTASDLIKRAMIDVSRWLASDDLKSKLIMQVHDELVLEVPEVELDLVKEKLPQIMAKVDEGKLNVPLVAEVGVGMNWEEAH from the coding sequence ATGTCCAACAAACCCACACTCCTTCTCGTTGACGGCTCTTCTTATCTTTACCGCGCCTATCATGCTATGGGGCAGAATTTGTCTGCGCCAGACGGTGCGCCGACTGGGGCGATGTACGGTGTGTTGAACATGCTGCGCCGGTTGAGGGCGGATTATGTACACGACTATTGCGCAGTGGTGTTTGATGCGAAGGGCAAGAATTTCCGCCACGAGATGTTCCCCGACTATAAGGCGACGCGCCCGCCGATGCCGGACGATTTGCGCCCGCAGGCGGAAGCCTTGCCGGATTTGGTGCGCCTGATGGGCTGGCCGGTATTGGTGATTCCGCAGGTAGAAGCGGACGACGTTATCGGAACTTTGGCTAAGATGGCTAGCGAAGCAGGGTGGAACGTGGTGGTATCCACCGGCGATAAGGACATGGCGCAGTTGGTAAACGAGCGCGTGACGCTGGTGAACACGATGAGCGGCGAAACGCTGGACATTGAAGGCGTGAAGGAAAAATTCGGCGTGCGCCCCGACCAGATTCGCGATTATCTCGCGTTGATGGGTGACAAAGTGGACAATGTGCCGGGCGTGGAGAAGTGCGGCCCGAAAACCGCGGTGAAATGGCTGGAAGCCTACGGCTCGCTGGCCGGCGTGATGGAACACGCTGGCGAAGTCAAAGGCAAGGTCGGCGAAAACCTGCAAGCCGCTTTGGAACAACTGCCGCTGTCGTATGACTTAGTAACGATTAAAACCGATGTGGATTTGCACACCGAGCTTTCAGACGGCCTCGAAAGCCTGCGCCGCACTACGCCTAAATGGGCGCAGCTGGTTGTCGATTTCAAACGCTGGGGCTTCCGCACTTGGCTGAAAGAGGCGGAAAGCCGTATGCACGAAGCGCAAAACACTGATTTGTTCGGTAGCGAGCATATCGGCGAACAAGCCGCATTGGCGATGGAAACGCAGCCTGAAAAACAACCCGAACTCGCTCCAGCCCCTGAAAAACTGGATTATCAAGCCGTTACCACCGAAGCTCAGTTTGCCGCCTTGTTGGACAAACTGGCTCAGGCGGACAAAATCGGCATCGATACGGAAACCACGTCCCTAGACGCGATGAACGCCGCGCTGGTCGGTATCAGCATCGCGTTCCAAGCAGGGGAGGCGGTTTACATCCCCGTAGGACACAGCCTGACTGCCGTACCCGAACAGCTTGATTTACAAGACGTATTAGGCCGTCTGAAACCGCATTTGGAAAACCCCGCCCTGAAAAAAATCGGGCAAAACCTCAAATACGACCAACACGTTTTCGCCAACTACGACATCGCCCTGAACGGCATTGCCGGCGATTCCATGCTCGCTTCCTACATCATCGAGAGCCATCTGGGACACGGTTTGGACGAATTGTCCGAACGATGGCTCGGCTTGGAAACCATTACCTACGAATCGCTGTGTGGCAAAGGCGCGAAGCAAATCAGTTTTGCCGATGTCGCCATCGGGCAGGCGACCGAATACGCCGCCCAAGACGCCGATTTCGCCCTGCGCCTCGAAGCGCACCTGCGCGCGCAAATGGACGCCAAACAGCTTGAAATGTATGAAAAAATGGAGCTGCCCGTCGCGCAGGTATTGTTTGAAATGGAACGCAACGGCGTGCAAATCGACCGCGCCGAACTCGCCCGTCAAAGCGCGGAACTCGGCGCCGAGCTGATGAAGCTCGAACAAGAAGCTTATGCCGCCGCAGGCCAGCCGTTCAACCTCAACTCGCCCAAACAGCTTCAAGAAATCCTGTTCGACAAAATGGGCATTCCCACCAAAGGCCTGAAAAAAACCGCCAAAGGCGGCATTTCCACCAACGAAGCCGTGCTCGAACAGCTCGCGCCCGACTATCCATTGCCCAAAATCATCCTGCAAAACCGCAGCCTGGCGAAACTCAAATCCACCTATACCGACAAACTGCCCGAAATGATTTCTCCTAAAGACGGCCGCGTGCATACCACTTACGCCCAAGCCGTCGCCATTACCGGCCGCCTCGCCAGCAACAACCCCAACCTGCAAAACATCCCCATCCGCACCGTAGAAGGCCGCCGCGTGCGCCGCGCCTTCACCGCACCGCAAGGCAGCGTCATCGTTTCCGCCGACTATTCCCAAATCGAGCTGCGCATCATGGCGCACCTCTCCGGCGACAAAACCCTGATTACCGCGTTCCAAAACGGAGAAGACGTACACCGCCGTACCGCCGCCGAAGTGTTCGGCATCTCCCCCGAAAACGTCTCGTCCGAACAACGCCGCTACGCCAAAACCATCAACTTCGGCCTCATTTACGGCATGGGCCAATACGGCCTTGCCAAATCATTGGGCATCGACAACATCTCCGCCAAAAACTTTATCGACCGTTACTTCGCCCGCTACCCCGGCGTCGCCGAATACATGCAGCGCACCAAAGAACAAGCCGCCGCCCAAGGCTTCGTCGAAACCCTGTTCGGCCGCCGCCTCTACCTACCCGACATCCATAACAAAAACGCCAATGCCCGCGCCGGAGCCGAACGCGCCGCCATCAACGCCCCCATGCAAGGCACCGCGTCTGACCTCATCAAACGCGCCATGATAGACGTGTCCCGCTGGCTGGCTTCAGATGACCTGAAGAGCAAGCTGATTATGCAGGTGCATGATGAATTGGTGTTGGAAGTACCTGAAGTCGAGCTGGATTTGGTCAAAGAAAAACTGCCGCAGATTATGGCGAAAGTGGATGAAGGGAAGTTGAACGTGCCGCTGGTGGCAGAAGTGGGCGTGGGGATGAATTGGGAAGAAGCGCATTGA
- a CDS encoding F0F1 ATP synthase subunit epsilon: protein MSTMQVEVVSSEQNIYSGEASFVVVPTVQGELGIYPRHEPIMSLVRPGALRLTVPGEAEEVLVAVSGGVLEVQPDKITVLADVAVRSTEMDQARAEAAKKAAEAGVSAAKDDKSLAEAHKALAAAIAQLKTLDYLRSQKNK from the coding sequence ATGAGCACCATGCAAGTTGAAGTGGTTAGTAGCGAGCAAAACATCTATTCGGGCGAGGCCAGCTTTGTGGTGGTTCCGACCGTTCAAGGTGAGCTTGGTATTTATCCACGACACGAGCCGATTATGAGTTTGGTACGCCCCGGCGCATTGCGTTTGACTGTTCCGGGTGAAGCTGAAGAAGTGCTGGTTGCTGTTTCCGGCGGTGTTTTAGAAGTACAGCCTGACAAGATTACCGTATTGGCAGACGTTGCCGTCCGCAGTACCGAAATGGATCAGGCGCGTGCTGAAGCAGCTAAAAAAGCAGCCGAGGCAGGTGTTTCTGCAGCCAAAGATGATAAATCTCTGGCCGAAGCGCACAAAGCATTGGCAGCAGCCATTGCCCAGCTGAAAACTTTGGACTACCTTCGTTCGCAAAAAAACAAGTAA